A window of Mycobacterium bourgelatii genomic DNA:
CGGTATCGGTGGGCAAGGCGGCACGGGCGCTGCCGGTGGGCTCAACACCGCCGGCAGTCAGGGGGGTCAGGGCGGCACCGGTGGCACCGGCGGCGACGCCGGCGACGCAGGCGTCGGCAGCAGCCCCGGCACCGCGGGTGTGGCCGGTTCGGGTGGTCAAGGCGGCAAAGGCGGTACCGGCGGCCAGGGCGGCACCGGTCTGGACAGCCCCGACGAAGGCGGCCAAGGCGGCCAGGGTGCGGCCGGCGGCAAGGGCGGCACCGGCGGCATCGGCGGCGCCGCAGGCGCGGGCGGCGGCGGCATTCAAGGCATCGGCGGCGTCGGCGGCACCGGTGGCCAAGGCGGCAAGGGCGGCACCGGTGGTATCGGTGCCGACGGCGGGATCAACACCCCCGGCAACCCAGGTGGCCAGGGCGGCACCGGCGGCACCGGCGGGGACGCCGGCGACGGCGGAACCGGCAGCGCCCCCGGGGCTGCCGGTTCCGCTGGGCCGGGCGGCCAAGGCGGCACGGGCGGTGCCGGCGGCGCCGGCGGGGCGAGTATCGATGGGACAGGCGGTCAAGGTGCTACCGGCGGCGCGGGCGGCAAAGGCGGCACCGGCGGCGCGGCCGGCAGCGGCGGTGGCAGCGAGGCCGTCGGCGGTACCGGCGGCACCGGTGGCGCCGGCGGGATCGGCGGTCAGGGCGGCAGCGGCGCCGACGGGGCGCCGAACGCCCCCGGCAATCCAGGTGGCCAGGGCGGCACCGGCGGCGTCGGCGGAGATGCCGGCGACGCTGGCGCCGGCCCCATCCCGGGGATGGCGGGTTCCGCTGGCCCCGGCGGCAAAGGCGGCCAGGGCGGTGCCGGCGGCGCAGGTGGCGCAGGTCTGGATGGCGTCGGCACGCAAGGCGCGAAAGGCGGCGCAGGCGGTGCCGGAGGCACTGGCGGCGCAGCCGGTAGCGGCGGCGGCATAACGGCTGTCGGCGGCGGCGGTGGCAACGGCGGCGTCGGCGGGATAGGCGGCCAAGGCGGCAGCGGCATCCCCGGCATCACCGGCACCCCCGGCGGCAGCGGGGGCAAAGGCGGCACCGGAGGCACCGGAGGGGCCGCCGGCCAAGGCGGCGCGGGCCCGACACCCGGAGACGCGGGCACCGCCGGCTCAGGCGGTCAAGGCGGCAACGGCGGCACCGGCGGCACTGGCGGCACCGGCGTCGATGCCCTCGGCAACAACAGCGCAGGGCAGTAAGGCGCCAGCGGCGACAGCAGCGGCAACGGCACCGGCAGCGCCGCGAGGCACCAGTGGCGGCAGCACCAGAACAAAGGGGCAACGGCGGCAACGGTGGCACCGGCGGGATCGGCGGCACCGGCGCCACCGGCGCCGACGGCGACCTCGACACCCCTGGCCAACAGGGTGGCCAAGGTGGCACGGGAGGCATCGGCGGGGCCGCCGGCCAAGCCGGCGTCGGCAGCACCCCGGGCCTCGCCGGGACCGCCGGCTCGGGCGGTCAAGGTGGCAAAGGCGGCGACGGCGGTCAAGGCGGCGCCGGCCTCGACAGCACTGGCACCAATGGCGAGCAAGGCGGCCAGGGCGCGGCCGGCGGCAAGGGCGGCACCGGCGGCACGGGTGGCGCCGCGGGAGCTGGCGGCGGCGGCATTCAAGGCATCGGCGGCCAAGGCGGCAACGGCGGCCAAGGCGGCATCGGCGGTCAAGGCGGCAGTGGCGCTGCCGGTGGACTCAACACCACCGACAAGGGCAACAAGGTGGCACAGGCGGCACCAGCGGCGCGACGCCACGGCGACAGCGAAGACGGCAATGCCACGGCAGCGCTGCGGGCAGTGCGGGCTCCGGTGGTCAAGGCGGTAAGGGCGGCACCGGCGGGCAGGGCGGCGCTGGTCTGGACAGCACGGGCACCAACGGCGAGCAAGGCGGTCAAGGCGCAGTCGGCGGCCAGGGCGGAATCGGCGGCACGGGCGGCGCAGCTGGCGCCGGCGGTGGCGGCATCCAAGGCATCGGCGGCACCGGCGGCAAAGGCGGCAAGGGCGGCACCGGCGGCCAGGGCGGCACCGGCGCCGCTGGCGCTCCCGACACTCCCGGCGGCCAGGGCGGCCAGGGTGGCACTGGCGGCACCGGCGGGGACGCCGGACTAGGCGGGGCGGGCAGCAGCGTCGGCGCTGCGGGCACCGCGGGCCAGGGCGGCCAAGGCGGCAAAGGCGGCACCGGCGGCCAAGGCGGCGCCGGGAAGGATGGCCTCGCCGACGGTGGCGAGGGCGGCCAGGGCGCGGTTGGCGGCACCGGCGGAACCGGCGGCACGGGCGGCGCCCCCGGAGCGGGGGCCGACGGCGCCCAGGGCCTCGGCGGCAATGGCGGCAACAACGGCAAAACGGCACCTCAGCAGCACCGGCAGCGAAGACACTCAGGCAGCCGTGAGCGACAGCGGCAAAGGCAACAAGAACAGTAAGGCAGCACTGGCGGAGCGCCGGGCGCCGGGGGTGCCGGCATCAAAGCAGGCAACGAGGGCTTCGGCGGCACCGGCGGAACCGGCGGCAAAGGCGGCACCGGCGGGTCAGGCGGCACCGGGATCAACGACATCAGCAACGGCGGCGAAGGGGGCAACGGAACCAACGGCGGCAAGGGCGGCGCGGGAGGCACCGGGGGCCTACCCGGCGGCGACACCAATGCCGCGGCCGGTGACGGTGGCATGGGCGGTACCGGCGGCGCCGCCGGCAACGGCGGAGCCGGTGGTACCAACGGAAAAGGCGGCAATGGCGGTAAAGGCGGGGAGGGCGGAATTGGCGGTGCCGGTGGCGCCGGACTGCTGACCTTGAGCAATGGAGGCAAAGGTGGAACAGGCGGTACCGGTGGGGCCGGTGGGGCGGGCGGTGTGGTCGGCGAGGGCGGTATCGCCGGAACCGGCGGCGACGGCGGCGACGCCGGCAAAGGTGGCGCTGGTGGAGCCGCCGGGCTGAGCCTGAGCTCCGGCGGGGAGGGCGGCGACGGCGGCACCGGAGGTATGGGCGGGACCGGTGGTACCGGCGGCGACGACAGCTTGGCACCCACCGGCGGCGGCATCGGCGGCAAAGGTGGGGCCGGGGGCCAAGGCGGCACCGGCGGTGTCGAATTTTTCAACAATAAGGGTGGTGCCGGCGGCAACGGCGGCATTGGCGGCCAGGGCGGCACCGGCGGCACCGGTGGCAACAACACCGGCGACAGCGGCGGGATCGGCGGCCAAGGCGGCCAAGGCGGCCAAGGCGGCACCGCTGGTGCCGCCGGGATCGGCAGCACCGGAGGCCTCAACGGCAGCAGCGGCACCGGGGGCGTCGGCGGCACCGGCGGGAACGGCGGTACCGGTGGCGCCGGGAAAGGCGGCAACGATGACCCGGTCACCCCAACTGCGGGTAGTCAGGGCGGCCAGGGTGGTGCCGGTGGTGCCGGCGGCGCCGGTGGTGACGCCAACGGCGGCACCGCAGGCAACGGTGGGATGGGCGGTACTGGCGGCCAGGGCGGCGTAGGCGGCCTAGGTGGCAGCAACACTGGCACCGGCGGCGACGACGGTGCCAATGGGGGCAAGGGCGGCGACGGTGGTGCGGGCGGCGACGCCGGCGCGGCCGGGGCGGGCGGTGGCGGCTCCGCGGGCGTGGGTGGCACTGGCGGCCAGGGTGGTACCGGCGGCAACGGCGGAGACGGCGGCGAGGGCCCCGGCACCGACAACAGCGAAGGCGGCACCGGCGGAACCGGCGGCCAAGGCGGCATCGGCGGTGTTGGCGGCGGCACCCCCAACGGCGGAACCAATGGCGACGGTGGCCTAGGCGGGTACGGCGGTAACGGCGGCAATGGCGGCGACAACACGAGGCCGGCGGCCATGGGACAAGGCCTCTCGGGCGGTGGCGGCGGCGGAGGCGGTGCCGGTGGCATCGGCGGGAACGCCGGCACCGGGACCGGCAGCGGCGGCCACGGCGGTGACGGCGGCACCGGCGGCACTGGCGGCACCGGTGGCACCGCAACCGTCACGGTCCTCGGCACCCCGTTCGGAGAGGGCGCCGGCGGCGAGGGCGGTACCGGCGGCGGCGGTGCGGATGGCTCTGGCGGTCCCACCGGGGCCAAGGGCGGCGCCGGCGGTGGCGGCGGTGCTGGCGGTCAGGCCTTCGACGCCGGCGCCTCTGTCGGCGCGTACGGCGGCGGCGGCGGAGCTGGCGGTGGCGGCGGTGACGCCAACGCCACCGGCGGTACCGGTGGGAGCGGCGGCGGCGCCAAAGCGTCCCCCGGCGGCCCCCCCATTGAGACCAGCGGCGGCGCCGGCGGGATCGGCGGCGCCGGTACCGGTGGTGGAGGTGGCAGCGGCGCCTTCGCTACCGGCCTGGGCGGTGCTACTGACGGCAAAGCCGGCGATGACGGTTCGGCCGGCGGGGCAGGTGGCTCCGGCGGCGGCGGAGACGGAGGCAATGGCGGCACCGTCGGTGTCGGAGGCGGGGGCGCTCCCGGCAACGGCGGCTTGGGCAAGGGCGACGACGGCCAAGACAGCCCATAACTCCGCCCGACAACCGGCAACGACGGCCCACGTACCGCTATGTACCGCTGCGTGGCGGTCCCAAGAATTGCGCCTACGGCGGCGAATTACGCGTTCAGCGGCGCACTCGGCGTAAACACCACCGGCATCTTCTCCAGCCCGGAGACGAAGTTCGCCGGTCGCAGCGGCAGCGGGTCATCGGAGGCCAGCCGCATGTCGGGAAGGCGCTGCAGCAGCCGACTCTGCATGATCGACAGCTCCAACCGCGCCAGCTGGTTGCCGAGGCAGAAGTGAGTTCCGAAGCCGAAAGCCAGGTGGTTGTTCGGGTAGCGCTCGATGTTGAACGTCTCCGGGTCGTCGAAAACGTTCTCGTCGAAGTTCGCCGACTCGAACAGCAGGATGATCTTCTCGTCCTTCCGCAGCTGGGCGCCGTGGAACTCGGTGTCATCGGTGAGCGTGCGCGCCATGTTTTTCACCGGCGCGGTCCAGCGCAGCATCTCTTCGATCGCGTTGGGCAACAACGTCAGATCGTTCACCAGACGCTGGTGCTGATCGGGGTGCAAGAGCAGTTGCCGCGTTCCGCCGGACAGCGTGTGACGGGTGGTTTCGTCACCGCCGATCAACAGCAGCAGCACCTCGGTGACGATCTCGTGGTCCGCCAGCCGCGAACCCTCGACCTCCGCGTGCACGAGGACGCTGACCAGGTCGTCTGTCGGCTCGGTCCTGCGGGAGTTGATCATGCCCATCATGTATTCGGTGTAGGCGGCAAAGGCATCCACCGATACCTGAAAGTCGTCTTGTGAGGTGGTGCTGCTCAAGAAGCTGACCATGTCGTCCGACCAGCGCAGGAACATTTCACGTTCCTCCGGGCGCACCCCGAGCATGTCGCCGATCACCGCCATCGGCAGCGGGGCGGCTATGTCCCAAACGAAGTCGCACTCCCCCCGCTCGCAGACCGCGTCGATCAGCGTGTCGCAGAGCGAAGTGATCGATCCCTCAAGGTTTTTCACCCGCTTGCGGGTGAAGCCGGCGTTGACCAGCTTTCGGCGCAGCAGGTGTTCCGGGTCGTCCATCCCGATCATCATCGGCGGCGCGTCCTGGTCCGGCCGGAAACCGCCGCCGTTGCAGAACAACTCGGGATTCCGCTCGGCATCGATGATCGCCTGATAGGTCGCCGCGGCGGCCAGCCCATTGCGGTCACGGAAAACCGGCTCGTTCTCTCGCATCCAGCGGTAGACGGAACGGGAGTCACCCGCATAGAACGCGCCGTCGGTCAGGTCGACGTCGGGTCTGGTTTCCACTTCTGCTGCCGTCATGAAATCTCCTGAGCGTCGCCGAATGTCATTTTTACGTTCGCGGCCGAACTAGACAAGATCGCGCGCTTCGGAAGACCAAGCGCCGCCAGTTCTTTCGAGTACGGGTGATCGCCCAACCGGATGCGCACTCCCCCAAGCCGAGTGCGCACGCCATCCAAGGTGTGCTCGAACCCCGTCTCCCGGGTGATGCCATCGCGGTGCGAGTACGACCGCTGTGCTTGTGTGCGCGGCGCTATCCGGAACGGCAGGCCAGACTTGAATTCCATGCCCACCACGAACTGCCCGTCGATGCTCAGGTCGAAGCCGAACTGCCGCCCGCCGCGGATGGTGAAGTCACCCAGCACCTTCGGGTAACCCCAGATCTTGGTTCCCGCTTCCAACGTGAATTCCTGGTCGACGGGCAGATGGTGAATGAAGGCGCCAGCCTCCCGCAACGCCTGCAAACCGGACGTCTTTGACCCAGGCGGAGCCCCGGGCGGGTTGACCATCACGCTGGTGCCGAACTCGTAGTACTGGCCCAGGTCGCCGTCGAGGTAGTGCATCAGCATCAGCACCACAATCGCACGCCCGGGCGTGACCCGGCAGACCCGGAGGCCGCTGTAGTCGATCATGCGCTGGGCGGCGTCGGCGTCCACGGAGAACATCGCCATGTGCTGCTGCGCCTTGCGGATCTGCACGGGCATGGTGAGTACCGTGCCCGCGATGGTGTGTTGCGAGGGCGTCATTCGGCCAATCTAGAACGTGTTCTAGTCCCTGGCAAGGGAGGACGCAGAACGAACACTAGACCAGGTTTGCGAGGTCGCGTACCTGCTCAACGCTACGAGCGGCCACCACCATCATGGTGACACCGGAGGCTTCCCAGACCTCGATCTGCTTACGCACGTAGTCCAGGTCGCCGACGATCATGGCGTCATCCACGAGTTCGTCCGGGATGGCCTCGGCGGCCTTGTCCTTCTGCTGCGACCGGAACAGCCTGGTGACCTCGTCGACCACCTCCGCGTAACCCATCCGGCGGTAGACGTCGGCGTGGAAGTTGGTGTCCTCGGCTCCCATGCCGCCCATGTAGAGCGCGAGGAACGGCTTGATCGCGGTGAACGCGGCCGGTCGGTCCTCGGTGACGACGATCTGCGCGGTTGCGCAGATCTCGAAGTCCTCGCGAGTGCGCCGCGCGCCCGGCCGTGCGAACCCTTCGTCCAGCCACTCGTTGTACATGTCGGCCATCCGCGGCGAGTAGAAGATGGGCAGCCAGCCGTCGCAGATCTCGGCCGCCAGCGCCACGTTCTTGGGCCCCTCGGCGCCCAGCATGATGGGAA
This region includes:
- a CDS encoding cytochrome P450 yields the protein MTAAEVETRPDVDLTDGAFYAGDSRSVYRWMRENEPVFRDRNGLAAAATYQAIIDAERNPELFCNGGGFRPDQDAPPMMIGMDDPEHLLRRKLVNAGFTRKRVKNLEGSITSLCDTLIDAVCERGECDFVWDIAAPLPMAVIGDMLGVRPEEREMFLRWSDDMVSFLSSTTSQDDFQVSVDAFAAYTEYMMGMINSRRTEPTDDLVSVLVHAEVEGSRLADHEIVTEVLLLLIGGDETTRHTLSGGTRQLLLHPDQHQRLVNDLTLLPNAIEEMLRWTAPVKNMARTLTDDTEFHGAQLRKDEKIILLFESANFDENVFDDPETFNIERYPNNHLAFGFGTHFCLGNQLARLELSIMQSRLLQRLPDMRLASDDPLPLRPANFVSGLEKMPVVFTPSAPLNA
- a CDS encoding acetoacetate decarboxylase family protein, encoding MTPSQHTIAGTVLTMPVQIRKAQQHMAMFSVDADAAQRMIDYSGLRVCRVTPGRAIVVLMLMHYLDGDLGQYYEFGTSVMVNPPGAPPGSKTSGLQALREAGAFIHHLPVDQEFTLEAGTKIWGYPKVLGDFTIRGGRQFGFDLSIDGQFVVGMEFKSGLPFRIAPRTQAQRSYSHRDGITRETGFEHTLDGVRTRLGGVRIRLGDHPYSKELAALGLPKRAILSSSAANVKMTFGDAQEIS
- a CDS encoding LLM class F420-dependent oxidoreductase, whose amino-acid sequence is MKLGLQLGYWGAQPPENTAEFVAAAEDAGFDAVFTAEAWGSDAYTPLAWWGSSTSRVRLGTSVVQLSARTPTACAMAALTLDHLSGGRHILGLGVSGPQVVEGWYGQKFPKPLARTREYIDIIRQVWAREAPVTSDGPHYPLPLKGEGTTGLGKPLKPITHPLRADIPIMLGAEGPKNVALAAEICDGWLPIFYSPRMADMYNEWLDEGFARPGARRTREDFEICATAQIVVTEDRPAAFTAIKPFLALYMGGMGAEDTNFHADVYRRMGYAEVVDEVTRLFRSQQKDKAAEAIPDELVDDAMIVGDLDYVRKQIEVWEASGVTMMVVAARSVEQVRDLANLV